The following proteins are encoded in a genomic region of Salvia miltiorrhiza cultivar Shanhuang (shh) unplaced genomic scaffold, IMPLAD_Smil_shh fragScaff_scaffold_19_1, whole genome shotgun sequence:
- the LOC131002766 gene encoding uncharacterized protein At2g29880-like isoform X2, translating to MGDSQPQESKKRAVYEAWTQEQSDALLRILAESAIRGWRDNSGIFSKATVEERILPVLNDKLRCNKNYNHYQSRIKWFKSRWTAYSNLMKSNSGFGYDNDTKKFTAPDEVWDAYIEAHPKDAYLRTGSFSDYDELRLAVGNGVAVGRNAIGVGSATDARTIGVDESRGPTIEELNYDTATEAFVVLGEDDPPLSGSKSPLEPTEVPVESTQRRAPAKRSRGQFETNSGHSENSSHQELLVEIKKVTSTMDRVESLFVKRDTMMEKREEEKSFTTWDAILEIPDLSEDDRYTAFDLLVTKSQKDGFMKMTVPQRKRWIEFKTRK from the exons atgggAGACTCTCAACCACAAGAATCCAAAAAAAGGGCAGTGTATGAAGCATGGACACAGGAACAAAGTGATGCCTTGTTACGAATTCTGGCTGAATCTGCAATTAGGGGATGGCGCGATAATAGTGGTATATTTAGCAAAGCAACAGTAGAGGAAAGAATATTGCCTGTTCTGAATGACAAACTTAGgtgcaataaaaattataatcactaCCAAAGTCGTATCAAATGGTTTAAGAGCCGTTGGACTGCGTATTCAAACCTCATGAAGTCTAACTCTGGTTTTGGTTATGACAACGACACCAAAAAATTCACGGCCCCAGATGAAGTATGGGATGCGTATATAGAG gCTCACCCAAAAGATGCATACTTACGCACTGGGAGTTTTTCGGATTATGATGAATTGAGACTTGCTGTTGGAAACGGTGTGGCTGTAGGAAGAAACGCAATTGGAGTTGGCAGTGCTACTGATGCTAGGACAATAGGAGTTGATGAAAGTAGAGGTCCAACCATAGAGGAGTTGAATTACGATACTGCTACTGAGGCGTTTGTAGTACTGGGTGAAGATGATCCACCGTTATCCGGCTCCAAATCACCTTTGGAGCCCACTGAAGTGCCTGTGGAGTCCACTCAGAGAAGAGCTCCCGCCAAGAGAAGCAGAGGCCAGTTTGAGACAAATTCAGGCCACTCTGAAAATAGTTCGCATCAGGAGCTCCTggtagaaattaaaaaagtcACTAGCACAATGGATCGAGTTGAAAGCCTCTTTGTTAAACGAGATACTATGATGGAGAAAAGAGAAGAGGAAAAAAGTTTTACAACTTGGGATGCTATCTTAGAAATTCCTGATTTGAGTGAAGATGACCGCTACACAGCATTTGACTTGCTTGTTACAAAGTCACAAAAAGATGGATTTATGAAAATGACTGTTCCTCAACGCAAAAGATGGATAGAATTCAAGACTAGGAAATAG
- the LOC131002766 gene encoding uncharacterized protein LOC131002766 isoform X1, whose amino-acid sequence MNYEDKIEIAIEEDIDEELEDEIETEMEIELSVHARQLMESAKVVITLLGNMMTHHPTADNALMRRPKTRKGFRFIMDMMDGDPSQFRQLYRMYPDVFIKLCQIIREKAHVDDTRYTTVEEMLATFLIIVGHNDRYCNVRERFGRSHFATSQNFNKILRALNTIAPDMMFKPTGAIPAKIRESTRFYPYFKDCIGAIDGTHIPATIIGKDVSCYRNRHGVNSQNVLAACNFDLQFIYVLSGWEGSAHDSKILSDAYSRPNGLHVPQGKYFLVDCGFANRRQFLAPLRGVRYHLKDFGGDGRNPRNADELFNLRHASLRNVIERIFGIFKSRFTIFKTAPPFPFQTQAELVLACAGLHNFLRKECRSDEFPVEVEEGNVAADVENDADILDYLSQSQLSQRNEANTWRASIANAMWENRHITETDQDTQAETEDNS is encoded by the exons ATGAATTATGaagataaaattgaaattgcaaTTGAAGAAGACATAGATGAAGAACTTGAGGATGAAATCGAAACAGAGATGGAGATTGAACTTTCTGTTCATGCTAGGCAACTGATGGAATCAGCTAAGGTAGTTATCACTCTATTGGGGAATATGATGACGCATCATCCGACTGCTGACAACGCTCTGATGCGACGACCAAAGACTAGGAAAGGATTCCGTTTTATTATGGACATGATGGATGGAGATCCGAGCCAATTTCGACAGTTGTATAGAATGTATCCTGACGTCTTCATCAAATTATGCCAGATCATTAGGGAGAAAGCTCATGTGGATGATACACGATACACAACTGTTGAAGAAATGTTGGCAACATTCCTCATCATTGTAGGGCACAACGATCGTTATTGTAACGTTCGTGAAAGGTTTGGTCGTTCGCATTTTGCTACTAGTCAgaatttcaacaaaatcttgAGAGCATTGAACACCATAGCACCGGACATGATGTTTAAGCCGACTGGCGCAATACCCGCTAAAATCCGGGAAAGTACAAGATTTTATCCTTACTTCAAG GATTGTATCGGGGCTATAGACGGCACTCATATCCCGGCCACGATAATAGGAAAAGACGTGAGCTGTTATCGTAACCGTCATGGGGTGAATTCGCAAAATGTTTTGGCAGCTTGCAACTTTGATTTGCAGTTCATCTATGTGCTTAGTGGATGGGAAGGCTCAGCCCATGattccaaaattttaagtgATGCATATTCTAGACCCAATGGACTCCACGTGCCTCAAGGTAAATATTTTCTAGTAGATTGTGGATTTGCCAATCGTCGACAGTTTTTGGCTCCGTTACGTGGCGTTCGTTATCATCTCAAAGATTTCGGTGGTGACGGGCGTAATCCAAGAAATGCAGATGAGTTGTTCAATCTTCGACACGCATCATTGCGAAACGTGATTGAACGCATTTTTGGAATCTTCAAATCACgtttcacaattttcaaaacaGCTCCTCCGTTCCCTTTTCAAACACAAGCAGAGTTAGTTTTGGCTTGTGCTGGATTGCATAACTTTCTCCGAAAGGAGTGTCGTTCTGATGAATTTCCAGTCGAagttgaagaaggaaatgttgcaGCAGATGTTGAAAACGATGCGGACATTTTGGATTATCTTTCTCAAAGCCAGCTGTCACAGAGGAATGAAGCTAATACATGGAGAGCAAGTATTGCTAATGCTATGTGGGAAAATAGACATATAACTGAAACCGATCAAGACACACAGGCGGAGACCGAAGATAATAGTTAG